The Candidatus Sysuiplasma acidicola genome includes a window with the following:
- a CDS encoding MFS transporter yields the protein MGAETSQVYKSPYGEYRIIVDDAGRKYRVGEDVKGITKRVGIGQGRRTLLWGAWMCFFFGSVIEYGWGVASTTVIQYYGWNYSLAFFNYTVYVLFEATIIAYTYSWLREKGLISPRRTMLMAVPLVAVCYYFLAHSFAPWISYAGYAAIGGFGSGAGYATGGHVVTKWFPDKRGWRLGFADGAWAYGSVPFIIYYAAYFHTNDFIPVLYATGIILGIGMLIASFLVCDPPKYWWPKDVDPIAARKGKLKSRELKNNPPAVAQFETREFWASRAGNALIAAFTLGLCASLFNVGFYAPFGVAMGLKSGIVVFTVGAAGFAFTDGIGRPTMGYISTIIGRRRMFYIAYLIMGLGGLATLYAGEIHDAMLWAFFAVVSGAVSGACFVFALLIATDYYGENNAAKNWSSNYVFKVIGGAFAGIVAAAILAATNNWPLVFYLGAGFSLIGAFLIWAFVKQPTEEEYARIRQKLNRPVPAEIMNKITATRTEQVKGGDE from the coding sequence ATGGGGGCGGAAACTTCTCAAGTATACAAATCTCCTTATGGTGAGTACCGGATAATTGTCGATGATGCCGGGAGAAAGTACAGAGTGGGAGAAGATGTCAAAGGCATAACAAAACGTGTGGGCATCGGCCAGGGCAGGAGAACGCTGCTTTGGGGAGCCTGGATGTGCTTCTTCTTCGGAAGTGTTATTGAATATGGATGGGGAGTTGCATCCACAACAGTCATACAGTACTATGGATGGAATTATTCCCTGGCGTTTTTCAATTACACGGTATACGTTCTGTTCGAAGCGACTATAATCGCATACACATACAGTTGGCTGCGTGAAAAGGGTCTCATATCTCCAAGAAGGACGATGCTTATGGCTGTCCCTCTTGTTGCAGTATGTTATTATTTTCTCGCACATTCGTTTGCACCTTGGATTTCTTATGCGGGCTACGCTGCCATTGGCGGCTTTGGTTCAGGCGCGGGGTATGCGACAGGGGGCCATGTTGTAACCAAATGGTTCCCGGACAAGAGAGGATGGAGATTGGGATTCGCCGACGGTGCATGGGCCTACGGTTCAGTTCCGTTCATTATTTACTACGCAGCCTATTTCCACACGAACGATTTCATTCCAGTGCTGTACGCAACTGGCATAATTCTTGGCATCGGCATGCTTATCGCAAGTTTCCTTGTCTGTGATCCACCGAAATACTGGTGGCCGAAGGATGTGGACCCCATTGCAGCCAGAAAAGGCAAATTAAAGTCAAGAGAGCTTAAAAACAATCCCCCGGCGGTTGCCCAGTTTGAAACGCGTGAATTCTGGGCCTCAAGAGCGGGAAATGCACTAATTGCAGCCTTTACTCTCGGACTGTGCGCATCTCTTTTCAATGTCGGGTTCTATGCGCCATTCGGTGTTGCCATGGGACTTAAGTCCGGCATTGTTGTGTTTACAGTCGGCGCGGCTGGATTTGCATTCACTGATGGCATTGGCCGGCCAACGATGGGCTACATATCGACCATCATTGGAAGAAGAAGGATGTTCTACATAGCATACCTGATAATGGGTCTGGGTGGTCTGGCAACGCTTTATGCAGGTGAGATTCATGACGCGATGCTCTGGGCATTCTTCGCGGTTGTGAGTGGTGCAGTATCCGGTGCTTGCTTTGTCTTCGCTCTGCTGATTGCAACAGACTACTATGGAGAGAACAACGCTGCAAAGAACTGGTCAAGCAATTATGTCTTCAAAGTCATAGGCGGTGCTTTCGCAGGCATTGTTGCAGCGGCAATCCTCGCGGCAACCAATAACTGGCCGCTCGTATTCTATCTGGGCGCAGGCTTCTCACTGATAGGTGCCTTCCTGATATGGGCATTTGTGAAGCAGCCTACCGAAGAGGAATACGCAAGGATCAGACAGAAACTGAACCGACCCGTTCCTGCTGAGATAATGAACAAGATCACAGCCACACGCACTGAACAGGTGAAGGGGGGAGACGAATGA
- a CDS encoding helix-turn-helix domain-containing protein, producing MNTESSGKYQDIFAIIYSTEKQELNSALKFLSSHRRVSNFNLISKKSGIAMVFYRMQQTSMFRKTSKLGFRIHPIMVGKGREKWFYINSGLKPLTEKDVNDKFTTIISMNSIAQEEFFQQYPASFNRLNMAHMMAMLSGDEVKLISTINELGFFDWPRGASLTQLSNKMKMSKSTLSYHVRGVEKKIANMLTEEAGVCR from the coding sequence ATGAACACCGAATCATCCGGAAAATACCAGGACATATTCGCAATAATATATTCAACTGAAAAGCAGGAGCTGAATTCCGCACTTAAGTTCCTTTCATCGCATCGCAGAGTTTCAAATTTCAACCTGATATCAAAGAAAAGCGGCATTGCCATGGTTTTCTACAGGATGCAGCAGACATCCATGTTCCGCAAGACCTCGAAACTGGGTTTCCGCATACACCCGATTATGGTGGGCAAAGGGAGGGAGAAGTGGTTCTATATCAACAGCGGGCTGAAACCTCTCACTGAGAAAGACGTGAATGATAAATTCACAACAATAATCTCCATGAATTCAATAGCACAGGAGGAGTTCTTTCAGCAATATCCGGCATCTTTCAACAGGCTAAACATGGCCCATATGATGGCAATGCTCTCGGGAGATGAAGTGAAGCTGATAAGCACAATCAATGAACTTGGATTTTTTGACTGGCCGCGTGGTGCCAGTCTTACACAGTTGAGCAATAAGATGAAGATGTCGAAGAGCACACTTTCCTACCACGTGAGGGGAGTTGAAAAGAAGATCGCAAACATGCTCACTGAGGAAGCGGGCGTCTGCAGGTGA